A genome region from Trichoderma asperellum chromosome 7, complete sequence includes the following:
- a CDS encoding uncharacterized protein (TransMembrane:10 (i81-99o105-124i303-324o330-355i798-819o835-856i876-903o923-945i974-995o1007-1026i)~antiSMASH:Cluster_7.6): protein MGMSTKANDRLAEAYLSGQSNEPMSRPVHALTFKQVVDELGANTINGLTEAEANMRLEKYGKNDLGEAEGTHPIKIIIAQIANAMTMVLILAMAVSYGIKSYIEGGVITFVILLNVVVGFFQEYSAEKTMDSLRSLASPTASVVRDGNSKIVPSDQIVPGDLVEIKTGDTIPADVRLIEAVNFETDEALLTGESLPVRKNEDAIFDDATGPGDRLNVAYSSSTVTKGRAKGVVFATGASTEIGAIASALQKQDSKIRPVKRKADGSAKPHRYIEAYTLTLTDAIGRFLGVNVGTPLQKKLSKLAIILFGIAVICAIIVLAANRFDSRQEVIIYAVATGLSMIPASLVVVLTITMAAGTKRMVQRNVIVRNLKSLEALGAVTDICSDKTGTLTQGKMVARGAWLPGKGTYTIGNSSSPFDPTAGDIRYDPRQPHEINLKQGGDACGTVASAEELLSQSNTALAAFLRVASLANLATVVQKDGEWHGRGDPTEIAIQVFASRFDWNRLRLVGHDEHSQYSEVAELPFDSDVKRMSTLMKDNCSGKLFAFTKGAVERVIDACTTYCTNDSDDMVPLSEEFQQEILRNMQAFAGMGLRVLALASKPCHVNLKKGDEIDRASVECDLVFRGLIGLYDPPRPESGPAVQECHKAGITVHMLTGDHPETAKAIAIDVGILPSRMDMVSPDVARAMVMTAAQFDALSDDQVDQLPVLPLVIARCTPNTKVRMVEALHRCKKFCAMTGDGVNDSPSLRRADVGIAMGQSGSDVAKDASDIVLADDNFASIVAAIEEGRRIFDNIQKFVLHVLAENIAQATTLLVGLAFKDSSGLSVFPLTPVEIVWIIMATSGMPDMGLGFERAVPDILRRPPQSLRTGIFTLEFFIDMVVYGLWIAALCLSSFVLRVYAWGNGELGHGCNEGYNDSCETVFRARATTFACLTWFALFLAWEMVDQRRSLFRMQPDSKKYFTQWAHDVWRNQFLFWAVMLGFVTLFPVLYIPVINTKVFKHKGISWEWGIVFVAAALFFAGVETWKWCKRLFYRRQARKQHGVSWKDMDIEQRIFGAYLDLSSVSDGSLRNDVEASRQQKQPRQ, encoded by the exons ATGGGCATGTCTACGAAGGCCAATGATCGACTGGCTGAGGCCTATCTCTCAGGCCAGAGCAATGAGCCAATGAGCAGGCCTGTCCATGCGCTCACCTTCAAACAAGTCGTCGACGAGCTCGGCGCAAACACCATTAACGGTCTGACCGAGGCAGAGGCCAACATGCGTCTCGAGAAGTACGGGAAGAATGATCTCGGTGAAGCTGAGGGCACCCATCCCATCAAGATTATCATCGCACAGATCGCCAATGCTATGACCATG GTCCTGATTCTCGCCATGGCTGTCTCCTATGGAATCAAGTCCTATATCGAGGGTGGCGTAATCACATTCGTAATTCTACTCAACGTCGTCGTAGGTTTCTTCCAGGAATACTCGGCCGAGAAGACGATGGATTCTCTGCGCTCTCTCGCGTCTCCAACCGCAAGCGTTGTCCGGGATGGTAATTCCAAGATTGTGCCCTCTGACCAGATTGTTCCTGGCGATCTAGTCGAAATCAAGACCGGCGATACAATTCCTGCTGACGTCCG ACTGATCGAAGCAGTCAACTTTGAGACCGACGAAGCCCTCCTGACAGGCGAGTCCCTGCCGGTTCGTAAGAACGAGGATGCCATCTTTGATGATGCCACTGGCCCTGGTGACCGTCTCAATGTCGCCTATAGCTCCTCCACCGTCACAAAGGGCCGTGCCAAAGGCGTGGTCTTCGCAACTGGTGCCTCCACAGAGATTGGTGCCATCGCCTCTGCCCTTCAGAAGCAGGACAGCAAGATCCGTCCCGTCAAGCGCAAGGCTGATGGTTCCGCCAAGCCTCACAGATATATTGAGGCCTATACGCTGACCTTGACCGACGCCATTGGACGTTTCCTTGGTGTCAATGTTGGTACACCGCTTCAGAAGAAGCTTTCTAAGCTCGCAATCATCCTGTTTGGCATCGCCGTCATCTGTGCCATCATCGTGCTCGCCGCCAACAGATTCGACTCCCGGCAGGAGGTTATCATCTATGCCGTCGCCACAGGCTTGTCCATGATTCCAGCGAGCTTGGTTGTTGTCTTAACCATCACTATGGCTGCGGGTACGAAGCGAATGGTTCAGCGGAATGTCATTGTTCGAAACCTGAAGTCTCTGGAGGCCTTGGGCGCTGTTACCGACATTTGCTCTGACAAGACCGGCACCCTAACCCAGGGTAAGATGGTTGCTCGAGGTGCATGGTTGCCTGGCAAGGGAACCTACACCATTGGGAActcgtcatcgccatttGACCCAACCGCTGGTGATATCCGTTACGACCCACGCCAGCCCCACGAGATCAACCTCAAGCAAGGTGGCGACGCCTGCGGCACCGTCGCTTCTGCCGAAGAGCTCCTCTCCCAAAGCAATACCGCCCTTGCCGCCTTCCTGCGCGTTGCATCTCTTGCTAACCTCGCAACTGTCGTCCAGAAGGATGGTGAATGGCACGGCCGAGGTGACCCCACTGAGATTGCCATCCAGGTGTTTGCTTCTCGATTTGACTGGAATCGCCTACGCTTGGTTGGTCATGATGAGCACAGCCAGTACAGCGAGGTTGCTGAGTTGCCTTTCGACTCCGATGTCAAGCGTATGTCTACTCTGATGAAGGACAACTGCTCTGGTAAGCTATTCGCCTTCACCAAGGGCGCGGTGGAGCGTGTTATTGACGCGTGCACCACCTACTGCACCAACGATTCGGATGACATGGTTCCTCTGAGTGAGGAGTTCCAGCAGGAGATTCTTCGAAACATGCAGGCTTTCGCTGGCATGGGGCTTCGCGTCCTGGCTCTAGCATCCAAACCCTGCCATGTCAACCTGAAGAAGGGAGACGAGATTGACCGTGCTTCTGTTGAGTGTGACCTTGTTTTCCGGGGCCTGATCGGCCTCTACGACCCTCCCCGTCCTGAGTCCGGCCCTGCCGTGCAAGAATGCCACAAGGCCGGCATAACAGTTCACATGTTGACTGGTGATCACCCTGAAActgccaaggccattgctATTGATGTTGGCATCCTGCCCTCACGTATGGATATGGTCTCCCCAGATGTCGCAAGAGCCATGGTCATGACGGCTGCCCAATTTGATGCTCTCTCGGATGACCAAGTCGACCAACTACCCGTCCTGCCGCTGGTTATAGCTCGATGCACGCCAAACACAAAGGTCCGGATGGTCGAGGCCCTTCATCGCTGCAAGAAGTTCTGCGCCATG ACTGGTGATGGCGTCAATGACTCTCCTTCGCTTCGCCGTGCTGATGTTGGCATTGCCATGGGTCAGTCTGGCTCTGACGTTGCCAAGGATGCTTCCGACATTGTTCTCGCCGATGACAACTTTGCCTCTATCGTTGCGGCGATTGAAGAAGGGCGCCGCATCTTTGACAACATCCAGAAGTTCGTCCTCCACGTTTTGGCCGAGAATATCGCCCAAGCCACTACCCTCCTTGTCGGCCTAGCCTTCAAGGATAGTTCAGGCCTCTCAGTCTTCCCCTTGACTCCCGTGGAAATCGTGTGGATCATCATGGCGACTTCGGGTATGCCCGACATGGGTCTGGGCTTCGAGCGCGCGGTGCCGGACATTCTTCGCCGGCCACCCCAATCGCTACGGACCGGCATCTTCACGCTCGAATTCTTCATTGACATGGTTGTTTACGGTCTCTGGATTGCGGCGCTCTGCCTCAGTTCATTCGTGCTCCGTGTCTATGCTTGGGGCAATGGTGAGCTTGGTCATGGCTGTAACGAAGGCTACAATGATAGCTGCGAGACGGTTTTCCGCGCGCGTGCAACCACATTTGCTTGTCTAACGTGGTTTGCCCTCTTCCTGGCTTGGGAGATGGTTGATCAACGACGATCCTTGTTCCGCATGCAGCCCGACTCTAAGAAGTACTTTACGCAGTGGGCCCACGATGTCTGGCGCAACCAGTTCCTTTTCTGGGCTGTTATGCTCGGTTTTGTGACACTCTTTCCCGTGCTCTATATCCCGGTCATCAATACCAAGGTCTTCAAACACAAAGGCATTAGTTGGGAATGGGGCATTGTGTTCGTCGCTGCCGCGCTGTTCTTTGCGGGGGTTGAGACGTGGAAGTGGTGCAAACGTCTCTTCTACCGCCGACAGGCGCGCAAACAGCACGGCGTCAGCTGGAAGGATATGGACATCGAGCAGCGCATTTTTGGTGCGTACTTGGACCTATCGTCTGTTAGCGACGGCAGCTTGCGCAATGATGTGGAAGCATCCCgtcagcagaagcagccCCGTCAATGA
- a CDS encoding uncharacterized protein (EggNog:ENOG41~antiSMASH:Cluster_7.6) — MVRLKIALEKKSVQQLPNLSPSLLILAGRNAEKLEFTTNAIAKVNPQAATKTLNLNLQCPLAVKEAANIVHSQDGVPHIDVFCHNAAIMGPAYGNIMD, encoded by the coding sequence ATGGTACGTCTCAAAATagccttggagaagaagtctGTCCAGCAATTGCCGAATTTGAGTCCAAGCCTTCTGATTCTCGCGGGCCGCAATGCTGAAAAGCTCGAATTCACGACAAATGCCATTGCAAAGGTCAATCCCCAGGCAGCTACCAAAACTCTTAATCTAAATCTTCAATGTCCATTAGCGGTCAAGGAAGCAGCCAATATTGTTCATTCTCAGGATGGCGTGCCACACATTGACGTCTTCTGCCACAACGCAGCCATCATGGGTCCTGCATACGGAAATATAATGGACTGA
- the CEL61B gene encoding glycoside hydrolase 61 (EggNog:ENOG41~antiSMASH:Cluster_7.6~SECRETED:SignalP(1-21)~CAZy:AA9) — protein sequence MKSSAKLTLTVLGCLASGVLGHGQVQNFTINGAYNQGFILDYYYDKVNTGKFPNVAGWYAEDLDLGFIAPDAYTTPDIICHKNAAPGAITATIPAGGTIVFQWGPGPWPHQYGPIITYLAQCSGSCTTVDKTTLRWVKIQEQGINLTTQVWANQVLINQGSKWSVTIPSSLKAGNYVIRHEILAAHGAENADGMQNYPQCINLAVTGSGTKTLPAGTAATALYKPTDPGILFNPYTTITNYTIPGPALWQG from the exons ATGAAATCTTCAGCAAAGTTGACTCTTACAGTCCTCGGCTGCCTTGCTAGTGGTGTCCTTGGTCACGGGCAAGTCCAAAATTTCACCATCAACGGCGCGTACAACCAAGGCTTTATCC TTGATTACTACTATGACAAGGTCAACACTGGCAAGTTCCCCAATGTCGCAGGCTG GTACGCTGAGGACCTAGATCTAGGCTTCATTGCCCCTGACGCATATACCACGCCTGACATAATCTGCCACAAGAACGCGGCACCTGGTGCAATCACTGCCACTATACCAGCTGGCGGCACCATAGTCTTTCAATGGGGCCCTGGCCCGTGGCCACACCAATACGGGCCTATTATTACGTACTTGGCTCAGTGCAGCGGGTCGTGCACAACTGTGGACAAGACAACGCTACGCTGGGTCAAAATTCAGGAGCAGGGTATCAATCTAACTACCCAAGTCTGGGCGAATCAGGTCCTTATCAACCAAGGCAGCAAGTGGAGCGTAACAATCCCATCAAGCCTCAAAGCCGGGAACTATGTCATCCGGCATGAAATTCTTGC CGCTCATGGTGCCGAGAATGCAGATGGCATGCAGAACTATCCGCAGTGTATTAATCTGGCCGTCACTGGGTCGGGCACTAAGACGCTTCCTGCAGGAACTGCAGCAACTGCACTCTATAAGCCCACTGATCCCGGCATCTTGTTCAACCCTTATACAACAATCACCAACTACACAATCCCCGGCCCAGCCCTGTGGCAAGGCTAG
- a CDS encoding uncharacterized protein (antiSMASH:Cluster_7.6) — MRSETSSSTSSPDPQPSTQLLTGANQIVKSWGIKESGCQLGYRAISTHSHEMCTASHTEWEMSSEYAAFEGYEDEDIEAEMECDGTDKREDHWWNCLIPSFLK, encoded by the exons ATGCGTTCTGAAACAAGTAGTAGTACATCTTCCCCAGATCCTCAGCCGTCCACTCAACTTCTTACTGGTGCAAATCAAATTGTGAAATCATGGGGCATAAAAGAGTCCGGTTGTCAATTGGGGTATCGAGCGATCTCGACGCACTCCCACGAAATGTGTACAG CTTCGCATACAGAATGGGAAATGAGTTCCGAATATGCCGCATTTGAGGGttatgaggatgaggacatTGAAGCCGAAATGGAGTGTGATGGCACTGATAAGCGTGAAGATCACTGGTGGAACTGCTTGATTCCATCATTTTTAAAGTGA